A stretch of DNA from Persephonella sp.:
TGATTTTAGGTATTTATGTTTACAGATCAAAGGTAAAAAACAGGTTTGAGTTCTGGATTGCTTACACTGTTGTTTTTTTAATCATAATATCACTTGGAAAACCTGTTTTAAAAACAGGTGAGAAAACTATATACAAAAAAGATACAGAAATTGTGATACTCCTTGATCACTCCCTTTCAATGGAGGTGTCTGACCTTAAACCAACAAGGCTGACATTTGCACTTAGAAAATTGAAAAAACTCCTGAAAGAGCTTGAAGATGAAAAGGTTGGTCTTATTATATTCGCTGAAAAACCGGAAGTTATTTTCTATCCCTTTGAAAAAATAACAGAAACAGATATTGAAAATCTAATGATAAAAGCGGAAGGTTCTACAGACATACTATCTGCCTTTTCTGTTGCAAATTCAGTTCTAACGGCAAAGGAAAGGATAGTAGTGCTTGTTTCAGACGGAAGTGATGAGGATCTGAGCAAGGTGGTAGAACTTATTAAGCAGTCAGGAATTAAGATAGTTTTTTACGGAGTAGCAACAGAAAAAGGTGGAAAAGTTCCCGGATACAATGCACTTTCAAGACTTAACAAGGAGATGGTTAAAATAGCACAGTCAAACGGAATTTATGTTAAACCTTCCCAGACAGATGAGGATATTTCCAGAATAACCGACTTTATAAAAGACATCTCAGAAAAAACAAAAACTGTTCTTCTGAAGATGCATTACAAAACTGACCTTTCCCCATTTTTAGCCCTATTTTCTTTAGGAATAATAACTGCTGGTTTTTTACTGAGAAGATTTGGATCTGTATTTTTAATTATGTTTTTATTTGCTTATCCTTCTTACAGTGGAGAGATAACAGGATATTTTTATTATGCCATTGGGGAATATAAAAAGGCAGCTTCAGAATTTCTTCAGGAAAAAGATCCTGAGAATATGTATAACGCAGGACT
This window harbors:
- a CDS encoding VWA domain-containing protein produces the protein MIEFLDKSFLWLLVPLVILGIYVYRSKVKNRFEFWIAYTVVFLIIISLGKPVLKTGEKTIYKKDTEIVILLDHSLSMEVSDLKPTRLTFALRKLKKLLKELEDEKVGLIIFAEKPEVIFYPFEKITETDIENLMIKAEGSTDILSAFSVANSVLTAKERIVVLVSDGSDEDLSKVVELIKQSGIKIVFYGVATEKGGKVPGYNALSRLNKEMVKIAQSNGIYVKPSQTDEDISRITDFIKDISEKTKTVLLKMHYKTDLSPFLALFSLGIITAGFLLRRFGSVFLIMFLFAYPSYSGEITGYFYYAIGEYKKAASEFLQEKDPENMYNAGLSYYKAGMYLNALSVLKKIKTDDPDLKKKVLYTQSLCYLAQKKYKKAEKILSELIELFPTEEKIRKLYRFVNMVYTLNKKPEKKKTIVKIKEKKSKHFKTAPMEIGEKNPW